A DNA window from Planctomycetaceae bacterium contains the following coding sequences:
- a CDS encoding bifunctional serine/threonine-protein kinase/formylglycine-generating enzyme family protein, translating into MNTSDCPRPEHLVRYVAGKGTAAEQERLSRHLRTCDSCSRAVSELSSSPNTGQQPLPERALLSDGSGKSTERSAATQFQHRIPDQVSPGQRLGQYELLSVIGRGGMGVVLKARHVRLDRIVALKVLSSAVVQNEEMLKRFDREMQAVARLDHKHIVRAFDADEIDGVHFMVMEFVDGIDLSALTRRRGPLPVPDACELVRQAATGLQHVFENGMVHRDLKPGNLMLTVAGQVKILDLGLALLHATAVDGKELTATGQLLGTIDYMSPEQADNTHAVDIRTDIYSLGATLFALMVGHGPFGGRKYKSQFRKIAALATQPAPSLLEFRNDVSPDLAAVVANLLEHEADERTQTPAEIVAAATPFCHGADPRVLIADAMSRSGISADDWAPISISFSMEESSSLLAPSQQTTRSVRPAALPTVSLQDVSATDPHPQVAGRQAATAVIDPPFATVNSPRRSFRSRIARPAAVAVIAVLVAMAAWNSVKDHFRPHITGSSDSGVADGTQPPNVHVPRATQPAADETVVAAITDDAVRRIRDSSPDAADLQDVCHLLQASADPTVRTAIIHQVAAAGVDPQRLVDQLNRPQTPSVRAALVMALGEYDTDTLPAELRGTLTPALLEWFQSENDPALHSAVEWLLRRWGAADEVQSLLPILRRKSIPRDSGWYVTSQGQTMVVIPGPVTFTMGSPDDEADRVTNKPLQDETLHQETIPYSFAISTKEVSRQQFFDLRPEHWKSEPANQPDLPHNNCQWDAAAWHCNRLSELDGIPSEQWCYISIHNSNGRMEARSNALELTGYRLPTDIEWEMACRAGTLTAQPFGHDRSMLRHYAFGAIEAHGIVQIPGLRKPNDLGLFDMLGNISEWIHDTVTKPSGERARRLRGGSVWTPANGLRSAARYHYDVGFTNERAGFRVARTIVSPP; encoded by the coding sequence GTGAACACGTCAGACTGTCCCCGCCCCGAACACCTTGTGCGGTATGTCGCAGGCAAAGGCACCGCGGCCGAACAGGAACGGCTTTCCCGGCACCTTCGCACATGCGACTCGTGTTCTCGTGCCGTCAGTGAGTTGTCATCCTCGCCGAACACCGGACAGCAGCCACTGCCCGAGCGGGCTCTGCTGTCTGACGGCTCCGGAAAGTCGACCGAGCGATCAGCGGCGACGCAGTTTCAGCACCGAATTCCCGATCAGGTCAGCCCCGGTCAGAGGCTGGGGCAGTACGAGCTGCTGTCGGTGATCGGCCGCGGCGGAATGGGAGTTGTGCTGAAAGCCAGGCATGTCAGGCTGGACCGTATCGTCGCTTTGAAGGTCCTGTCGTCGGCCGTCGTTCAGAATGAAGAGATGTTGAAACGGTTTGATCGGGAAATGCAGGCCGTCGCACGTCTTGACCATAAGCACATCGTCCGGGCATTCGACGCGGACGAGATTGACGGTGTCCACTTCATGGTCATGGAATTCGTCGATGGCATCGATCTCTCCGCGCTCACGCGCAGACGAGGCCCGCTGCCGGTTCCGGATGCCTGCGAACTGGTTCGCCAGGCAGCCACCGGACTGCAGCACGTGTTCGAAAACGGGATGGTGCATCGCGACCTGAAGCCGGGAAATCTGATGCTGACCGTCGCCGGACAGGTCAAGATCCTCGATCTGGGTCTGGCACTGCTGCACGCGACTGCCGTCGACGGAAAGGAACTGACCGCGACGGGACAATTGCTCGGCACGATCGACTACATGTCTCCGGAGCAGGCTGACAACACTCACGCGGTCGACATCCGAACCGACATCTACAGTCTGGGAGCCACGCTGTTCGCCCTGATGGTGGGACACGGGCCGTTCGGAGGCAGGAAGTACAAGTCTCAGTTTCGAAAGATCGCCGCGCTGGCAACGCAGCCGGCGCCTTCGCTGCTGGAGTTTCGCAATGACGTGTCGCCGGATCTTGCCGCCGTTGTGGCAAACCTGCTGGAACATGAGGCCGACGAACGCACTCAGACACCCGCCGAAATCGTCGCCGCAGCGACTCCGTTCTGTCACGGTGCCGATCCGCGGGTTTTGATTGCCGACGCGATGTCCCGATCCGGGATTTCCGCTGACGATTGGGCTCCGATTTCCATCTCGTTCAGCATGGAAGAATCGTCCTCGCTGCTGGCACCGAGCCAACAAACCACCCGGAGCGTGCGGCCTGCGGCACTTCCCACCGTGTCTCTGCAGGACGTTTCCGCAACGGACCCGCATCCGCAGGTCGCAGGGCGTCAGGCTGCGACGGCAGTCATCGATCCACCGTTCGCCACCGTCAATTCCCCGCGACGGTCATTCAGGTCCCGGATCGCGCGCCCGGCCGCCGTCGCGGTGATCGCCGTCCTGGTTGCGATGGCGGCATGGAACTCCGTGAAGGATCACTTCCGGCCCCATATCACCGGAAGCAGCGATTCGGGCGTTGCTGACGGCACGCAGCCACCAAACGTCCACGTGCCGAGAGCGACACAGCCTGCGGCGGACGAGACTGTAGTCGCTGCCATCACAGACGACGCTGTTCGTCGCATCCGCGATTCTTCACCCGACGCCGCCGATTTGCAGGATGTTTGTCATCTGCTGCAGGCCAGCGCCGATCCCACAGTTCGAACGGCCATCATTCATCAGGTCGCGGCTGCGGGCGTCGATCCGCAGCGACTCGTCGATCAGTTGAACCGACCGCAGACTCCGTCAGTCCGCGCGGCGCTGGTGATGGCTCTCGGTGAATACGACACCGATACGCTGCCCGCCGAACTTCGCGGCACGCTGACGCCCGCACTTCTGGAATGGTTCCAGTCGGAAAACGATCCCGCGCTGCATTCGGCCGTGGAATGGCTGCTGCGTCGCTGGGGCGCCGCGGACGAAGTGCAGTCGCTGCTGCCGATCCTTAGGCGCAAATCAATTCCGCGCGACAGCGGCTGGTACGTCACGAGCCAGGGCCAGACGATGGTCGTCATCCCGGGGCCGGTGACGTTTACAATGGGGTCGCCGGACGACGAAGCGGACCGCGTTACAAACAAGCCGCTGCAGGACGAAACACTGCACCAGGAAACAATTCCCTATTCGTTTGCGATCTCCACCAAAGAAGTCAGCAGGCAACAGTTTTTTGATCTGCGGCCGGAACACTGGAAATCAGAACCCGCGAATCAGCCTGATCTGCCCCACAATAACTGCCAGTGGGACGCCGCTGCCTGGCACTGCAATCGTCTCAGCGAACTGGATGGTATTCCCAGTGAACAATGGTGCTACATCTCCATTCACAACAGCAACGGCCGGATGGAAGCCAGGTCGAATGCCCTTGAATTGACCGGTTATCGCCTTCCCACCGACATCGAATGGGAAATGGCCTGCCGCGCAGGAACACTGACGGCTCAGCCGTTCGGGCACGATCGGTCAATGCTTCGGCACTACGCTTTTGGCGCCATCGAAGCTCACGGAATCGTCCAGATCCCGGGCCTTCGCAAGCCCAACGATCTGGGCCTGTTCGATATGCTCGGAAACATCTCCGAATGGATCCACGATACGGTGACAAAACCGTCGGGAGAACGTGCCAGACGACTTCGCGGCGGCTCCGTCTGGACACCGGCAAACGGCCTGCGATCCGCCGCGCGATATCACTACGACGTCGGCTTCACCAACGAACGTGCCGGTTTCCGAGTCGCCCGCACAATCGTCTCCCCGCCGTGA